From the Burkholderia sp. GAS332 genome, one window contains:
- a CDS encoding PRTRC system ParB family protein, with product MQQPTHPVGRIKRAHNPRKYFDPAEMAEMRASVREVGILQPVVVRPIDEPDFDFELIIGGRRHWAASEELGPEYDMPIVVKDVGDAEARAMAVIENIQRANMAPSEEAVAAAELVGIYKGDRDEVARIFGWNRATLDARLALMNCSAGVLDALNTRQILLGHAELLAALSKENQDRLLPVVVAEKRSVADVKKVIESASCSLVSAIFDKADCAACPHNSSTQSEMFGESIATGNCTNRTCFNEKTEKQLETIAVPLRDEFQVVRIVRAGDNNTRVQLAVEGPKGVGLEQAKACHACSNYGAAVSGLPDAMGKVYRGQCFDTVCNMKKVGARIQAEKAATAPQKTAADKGKPATKGAGAASAKTASAVNPSATVVAESEKVKSYRVKLWRKALRADIGMNHDLARQYLIAIVLSGHARQIDDGVFRKLFERIAGAEAPVANLPKAVEVVQEASADAQANLMIGMLFAAIDGIDVTYLTQLCKTHKLDLKKHWKLDKEFLELITKSEMMVLADELGICAALGDNFKKVFSKSKPEVIEALLAVEGFDYASKVPKVLRF from the coding sequence ATGCAACAACCTACCCATCCTGTTGGACGTATCAAGCGCGCACACAATCCGCGGAAGTATTTCGACCCAGCCGAAATGGCCGAAATGCGAGCCTCGGTCCGGGAAGTCGGCATCCTTCAGCCTGTCGTTGTCAGGCCTATCGACGAACCGGACTTCGACTTCGAACTCATCATTGGTGGGCGCCGTCACTGGGCCGCGAGCGAGGAGCTCGGGCCGGAGTACGACATGCCTATCGTCGTCAAGGATGTGGGCGATGCCGAGGCGCGTGCCATGGCAGTCATCGAGAACATTCAGCGCGCCAACATGGCACCGTCGGAAGAGGCCGTTGCTGCAGCGGAACTGGTCGGTATCTACAAGGGCGATCGGGACGAGGTGGCTCGCATCTTCGGATGGAACCGCGCGACGCTCGATGCACGCCTCGCGTTGATGAACTGCAGCGCGGGCGTTCTCGATGCCCTGAACACGCGTCAGATCCTGCTTGGTCATGCTGAGCTACTTGCGGCGCTGTCCAAGGAAAATCAGGATCGCCTACTGCCTGTGGTTGTCGCAGAAAAGCGATCGGTCGCAGACGTGAAGAAGGTGATCGAAAGCGCATCCTGCTCCCTCGTATCCGCTATCTTTGACAAAGCGGACTGTGCGGCGTGCCCGCACAACTCCTCAACCCAGTCGGAGATGTTCGGAGAGTCGATTGCCACTGGCAATTGCACCAACCGGACCTGCTTCAACGAGAAGACGGAGAAGCAGCTTGAAACGATCGCGGTGCCGTTGCGCGATGAGTTTCAGGTGGTGCGCATCGTACGCGCGGGCGACAACAACACGCGCGTTCAACTCGCTGTAGAAGGGCCGAAGGGCGTTGGCCTGGAACAGGCGAAAGCCTGCCATGCCTGCTCTAACTACGGTGCTGCGGTGAGCGGCCTGCCTGACGCCATGGGGAAGGTCTATCGAGGTCAGTGTTTCGATACGGTCTGCAACATGAAGAAGGTCGGCGCTCGTATTCAGGCTGAAAAAGCTGCAACGGCACCGCAAAAGACTGCCGCTGACAAGGGCAAACCGGCGACGAAAGGGGCGGGTGCTGCATCCGCCAAAACGGCGTCCGCGGTTAACCCGTCTGCAACGGTCGTGGCTGAATCCGAGAAGGTTAAGTCCTATCGTGTGAAGCTGTGGCGCAAGGCGCTGCGTGCCGACATCGGCATGAATCATGATCTGGCGCGCCAGTACCTGATCGCCATCGTGCTCAGTGGTCATGCCCGGCAGATTGACGATGGTGTCTTTCGCAAACTGTTCGAGCGGATCGCCGGCGCAGAAGCGCCCGTTGCCAACCTGCCCAAGGCCGTCGAGGTCGTGCAGGAGGCAAGCGCCGATGCTCAGGCGAACCTGATGATCGGGATGCTGTTCGCCGCGATCGACGGGATCGATGTCACTTACCTGACGCAGCTCTGCAAAACCCACAAGCTGGACCTGAAGAAGCACTGGAAGCTCGACAAGGAGTTTCTGGAGTTGATTACCAAGTCTGAGATGATGGTGCTGGCCGACGAGTTAGGCATTTGTGCCGCGCTTGGCGACAACTTCAAGAAGGTGTTCTCAAAATCGAAGCCAGAGGTCATTGAGGCCCTGCTTGCCGTCGAAGGCTTTGACTACGCGAGCAAGGTGCCGAAGGTTCTCAGGTTCTGA
- a CDS encoding N-6 DNA Methylase has protein sequence MSRRQRAERAAMGGDPYKTELIKSMREFSHSHDPYTVFSDFIEMCALALSNRFDQPQFDAREKRYMDIVGKYKPEETQRFAAMFAALQMCHRTRVDAIGDPGCPGTPGHGLGDVLGEIFMALELGNDRAGQFFTPYSVSYLMAMMTVGDAASVREKGFVTLQEPACGSAGMVVATAQAMHQAGLNYPETLHATCVDIDQRCVHMAYVQLSLLGIPAIVVHGNALSLEVWGVWYTPAHVMLGWGRKLRRRREAEARSIVAGYAEQPGSCDEPGATAPDLQGQRFTVPEVAPSGEGQHHAVEREEGNVAVAVDADRTEMQFDAQTSIAALFEELTGQASAAKAENTIFDRIEQMTLF, from the coding sequence ATGAGCCGGCGCCAGCGAGCCGAGCGCGCTGCAATGGGCGGCGACCCCTACAAGACCGAACTCATCAAGTCGATGCGGGAGTTTTCGCATTCGCACGATCCCTACACGGTGTTTTCGGACTTCATCGAGATGTGCGCCCTTGCGCTCAGCAATCGCTTTGATCAACCTCAGTTCGATGCGCGGGAGAAGCGATACATGGACATCGTCGGCAAGTACAAGCCCGAGGAGACCCAGCGGTTTGCTGCGATGTTTGCGGCGCTGCAGATGTGCCATCGCACGCGTGTGGATGCGATTGGCGATCCGGGCTGTCCCGGGACTCCGGGCCATGGTCTGGGCGACGTGCTCGGCGAGATCTTCATGGCGCTCGAGCTGGGGAACGACCGCGCGGGGCAATTCTTCACGCCCTATAGCGTCTCGTATCTCATGGCCATGATGACCGTGGGCGACGCTGCTTCCGTCCGGGAGAAAGGATTCGTCACCCTTCAGGAGCCGGCGTGTGGGTCGGCCGGAATGGTGGTCGCGACGGCCCAGGCAATGCATCAGGCCGGTTTGAACTACCCCGAGACCCTGCATGCAACCTGCGTCGATATCGATCAACGCTGTGTTCACATGGCGTATGTCCAGTTGTCGCTGTTGGGTATCCCCGCCATTGTCGTGCACGGTAACGCCCTCTCGCTCGAGGTATGGGGTGTCTGGTACACGCCGGCGCACGTTATGCTTGGTTGGGGACGCAAACTCAGACGACGACGCGAAGCGGAGGCCAGGAGCATCGTCGCCGGGTACGCGGAGCAGCCGGGCAGTTGCGATGAACCGGGAGCGACGGCTCCGGACTTACAGGGGCAACGGTTTACCGTTCCCGAGGTCGCCCCGTCTGGCGAGGGGCAGCATCACGCAGTTGAACGCGAGGAAGGCAACGTCGCCGTCGCGGTCGATGCTGATCGCACGGAGATGCAGTTCGACGCGCAAACATCTATAGCAGCCCTTTTCGAAGAGCTGACCGGGCAGGCGAGTGCTGCGAAGGCCGAGAACACGATCTTTGATCGTATCGAGCAGATGACCCTGTTTTGA
- a CDS encoding Site-specific recombinase XerD, translating into MDSDPRHRLRLFLRRSTTADGTACMLVTDADGCAHRPLSHFIRFAGTRYAPTTVSVYAHALIRYFSWLIAGQRKWDIASERVRAHCMLFLGEIMRCHAREHRGGFVAVNTTVANSAQVRAFLAAARAFYQFAIDAGLYDGPDPLSRIHETVDGATRRDSRESYPSMPLASGVQSPARAPGGRHTSAYFVLVNERWVPQIIDDPLFARRVLDAGRQVGWCLRDQLITRLLFETGARISEVCGLTLGDWHSRGLRCEVSAFSKGSGQRRVKTLRFSETSAKLLRRYVDHDRRASDDYGWRLADYLLCAESAPWYTRPLFLTAHHTPLTAGTFRDLAWRPACRQAGISANIHQARHWYVTQAMRAIYSTIPDGTARERAIDALIVYMNWRSGRATLERYDHYFCGLKHADVQATLHAQIDRTLRSRRAGSDRPSTSVAPHTVPDIPAGPDWQLLQRLGGGTDETEP; encoded by the coding sequence ATGGACTCCGATCCCCGACACCGTCTACGCCTGTTCCTCAGGCGTTCGACAACCGCGGACGGCACGGCCTGCATGCTCGTGACGGATGCGGACGGCTGTGCGCACCGGCCACTTAGCCACTTCATCCGGTTTGCCGGAACACGCTATGCGCCGACGACGGTCAGCGTCTACGCGCACGCACTGATCCGCTATTTTTCCTGGTTGATTGCAGGACAACGTAAGTGGGACATCGCTTCCGAGCGCGTGCGTGCGCACTGCATGCTTTTTCTCGGCGAGATCATGCGTTGCCATGCACGCGAACATCGTGGCGGATTTGTCGCTGTGAATACGACGGTCGCCAATTCTGCGCAGGTCCGTGCGTTTCTCGCGGCAGCCCGAGCGTTCTATCAGTTTGCCATCGACGCCGGCTTGTACGACGGACCAGATCCACTTAGCCGCATCCACGAAACTGTAGACGGGGCGACACGTCGGGACAGCCGAGAGTCGTATCCGTCAATGCCGCTCGCAAGTGGCGTTCAGTCGCCAGCACGCGCGCCGGGTGGGCGCCATACCTCGGCGTACTTCGTTCTCGTTAACGAGCGGTGGGTGCCGCAGATTATTGACGATCCGCTATTTGCGCGCCGGGTGCTCGACGCTGGACGACAGGTCGGATGGTGTCTGCGCGACCAACTGATCACTCGTTTGCTCTTCGAGACCGGTGCCAGAATCAGCGAGGTCTGCGGACTAACCTTGGGCGACTGGCACAGCCGCGGACTGCGTTGTGAGGTGAGTGCCTTTAGCAAAGGGAGCGGCCAGCGGCGGGTTAAAACGCTGCGCTTTAGCGAAACCTCGGCCAAACTGTTGCGTCGTTATGTTGACCACGACCGGCGCGCTTCCGACGACTATGGATGGCGTCTGGCTGACTACCTGCTTTGCGCAGAGTCCGCCCCGTGGTACACGAGACCGCTATTTCTGACTGCGCATCACACGCCCCTGACAGCAGGGACATTCCGCGACCTCGCGTGGCGCCCGGCGTGTCGTCAGGCCGGCATCAGCGCAAATATCCATCAGGCGCGCCACTGGTACGTGACGCAGGCGATGCGTGCAATCTACAGCACGATTCCCGATGGCACCGCTCGCGAGCGCGCTATCGACGCGCTCATCGTGTACATGAACTGGCGCAGCGGACGAGCGACCCTTGAGCGCTACGATCATTACTTCTGTGGCCTCAAACATGCAGACGTGCAGGCCACGCTGCACGCGCAGATCGATCGCACGTTACGTTCTCGCCGCGCGGGTTCGGACCGCCCGTCTACTTCTGTAGCGCCGCACACCGTCCCGGATATCCCGGCAGGTCCCGACTGGCAGCTGCTGCAGCGTCTGGGAGGAGGGACCGATGAAACAGAGCCGTGA
- a CDS encoding nitrilase has protein sequence MQQKLRAAVVQSGSVVFDADRTIDKVATFSADAARQGTQLIVFPEAFVSAYPKGLDFGSTIGGRTAAGRDDYRRYYDSAVEVPSSGTRRLGDVAAEYKQYIVIGVIERDRGTLYCTALFYSPDGTMLGKHRKLMPTAGERLIWGYGDGSTLPVFDTPFGRLGAVICWENYMPLMRMAMYAKGVQIYCAPTADSRRTWASSMQHVALEGRCFVLSACQHLRRSDCPTDYSAIQGNDPSTVLMSGGSCIVSPLGELVAGPIFDQDALLVADLDLNDLARAKYDFDVVGHYSRPDIFRLHVNEAATPPVVFEKNGFSSGS, from the coding sequence ATGCAACAGAAATTACGTGCTGCGGTTGTGCAATCGGGATCCGTCGTCTTCGATGCGGACAGAACCATCGATAAAGTCGCGACGTTCTCCGCAGACGCCGCGCGACAAGGCACCCAACTTATCGTATTTCCTGAAGCATTCGTCTCGGCCTATCCAAAGGGGCTCGATTTCGGCTCGACAATTGGTGGAAGAACCGCGGCCGGACGCGACGACTATCGTCGTTACTACGACAGCGCGGTCGAGGTGCCAAGTTCCGGCACTCGCCGGTTGGGCGACGTTGCCGCCGAGTACAAACAATACATCGTGATCGGTGTAATCGAGCGGGACCGCGGCACGCTGTATTGCACTGCGCTGTTTTACAGTCCAGACGGTACGATGCTCGGCAAGCATCGCAAGCTGATGCCAACCGCCGGCGAGAGGCTGATCTGGGGCTATGGCGATGGGTCGACGCTCCCAGTTTTCGACACGCCGTTCGGCAGACTCGGCGCGGTCATTTGCTGGGAAAACTACATGCCATTGATGCGTATGGCAATGTACGCCAAGGGTGTTCAGATTTACTGCGCCCCCACCGCTGACAGTCGGCGGACATGGGCATCCTCCATGCAGCATGTGGCCTTGGAGGGACGTTGCTTTGTTTTATCGGCCTGCCAGCACCTGCGCCGATCGGATTGCCCTACCGACTATTCCGCAATCCAGGGTAACGATCCGTCCACTGTGCTGATGAGCGGTGGAAGCTGCATCGTCAGCCCGCTTGGCGAACTCGTTGCCGGCCCAATCTTTGATCAGGATGCATTGCTCGTGGCCGATCTGGACCTCAACGACCTTGCCCGGGCGAAATATGATTTTGACGTCGTGGGTCACTACTCGCGTCCGGACATCTTCCGTCTGCATGTGAATGAAGCAGCGACACCTCCCGTCGTGTTTGAGAAAAACGGATTCAGCAGCGGCTCATGA
- a CDS encoding AraC-type DNA-binding protein — protein MPKLVRSASLTHYADIARVSGLDPYRMLAEVGLPPDSLSEVDLRIPAERVALLLELSAQRSGVETFGLRMAETRRASNLGPLALAVRDEPTLRHALNAAARYSHLQNEALFISVEEEANVAIIREELLAGQGVPVRQGAELALAVMFRLLRFFLGDEWRPKAVCFTHGPPADRTVHARVFGPNVEFGHTFTGIVCDVNDLKLPLPSADPVMGLYVRRYLGSVDEAADVPLSDEVRKLVFLLLPSGRSSIDTVSRQMGMSRRTMHRHLAEEDTTFSSILDAVRGELALRYLERRERPFSEISGLLGFSEPSAFTRWFNSRFGCSPSQFKASGPSPRARRGKERTTAALAKRKDAGH, from the coding sequence ATGCCGAAACTCGTTCGCAGCGCGAGCCTGACCCATTACGCCGACATTGCCCGCGTGTCGGGGCTCGACCCCTATCGCATGCTCGCGGAAGTCGGGCTGCCGCCCGACAGTCTGAGCGAGGTCGACCTCAGGATTCCGGCCGAAAGGGTTGCACTGCTGCTCGAACTGTCGGCGCAGAGGAGCGGAGTCGAGACATTCGGACTGCGCATGGCAGAGACGCGCCGGGCGTCGAATCTCGGTCCACTTGCGCTGGCGGTGCGTGACGAGCCGACGCTGCGTCATGCGCTGAACGCTGCGGCGCGTTACAGCCACTTACAGAACGAGGCGCTGTTCATCAGCGTCGAGGAGGAGGCGAATGTGGCGATCATTCGCGAGGAGCTGCTGGCGGGCCAAGGCGTGCCGGTGCGCCAGGGCGCAGAGCTTGCGCTCGCGGTTATGTTCCGCTTGCTGCGTTTTTTCCTCGGCGACGAATGGCGTCCGAAAGCGGTCTGCTTCACGCACGGGCCGCCCGCAGATCGCACGGTCCATGCCCGCGTATTCGGGCCCAATGTCGAGTTCGGCCATACGTTCACGGGTATCGTTTGCGACGTCAACGACCTCAAGCTGCCGCTGCCTTCGGCGGATCCCGTCATGGGGCTATATGTGCGCCGCTATCTGGGCAGCGTCGATGAAGCAGCCGATGTCCCGCTCTCCGACGAAGTGCGCAAGCTGGTTTTTCTGCTTCTGCCTTCAGGTCGAAGTTCGATTGACACGGTTTCGCGGCAGATGGGCATGAGCCGTCGCACAATGCACCGGCATCTCGCCGAAGAGGACACGACTTTCTCGTCGATACTGGATGCGGTGCGCGGCGAACTGGCGCTGCGCTATCTGGAACGGCGCGAGCGGCCATTCTCGGAAATTTCGGGCTTACTCGGCTTCTCGGAGCCGAGCGCGTTCACGCGGTGGTTCAACTCGCGTTTCGGATGCAGTCCGAGTCAGTTCAAGGCGTCAGGGCCGAGTCCGCGCGCGAGGCGGGGGAAAGAGCGGACCACGGCGGCGTTGGCGAAGCGCAAGGACGCCGGGCACTGA
- a CDS encoding Uncharacterized conserved protein YurZ, alkylhydroperoxidase/carboxymuconolactone decarboxylase family, giving the protein MNTNGATATPICDQLRATGNWNPAWDALAELDPVWAEKFMAMGMHTVMSGVLEPKVLEFLAIAVDASCTHMYAPGTRRHIRKALELGATREEIAAVLQAVSVLGIHSSSLGAPILLEELAAIEQGKAPAAPVD; this is encoded by the coding sequence ATGAACACGAATGGCGCCACGGCCACGCCGATCTGCGATCAACTGCGCGCCACCGGAAACTGGAATCCCGCCTGGGACGCCCTTGCCGAACTCGATCCGGTCTGGGCCGAGAAATTCATGGCGATGGGCATGCACACCGTGATGTCAGGCGTGCTGGAGCCGAAGGTACTGGAATTTCTGGCGATCGCGGTCGATGCGTCCTGCACGCACATGTATGCGCCGGGCACACGCCGGCACATCCGCAAGGCGCTCGAGCTTGGCGCCACGAGGGAAGAAATTGCGGCGGTCCTGCAGGCGGTGAGCGTTCTTGGCATCCATTCCAGCAGCCTGGGCGCGCCGATCCTGCTGGAAGAGCTGGCGGCCATCGAGCAGGGAAAAGCCCCGGCCGCCCCTGTCGATTGA
- a CDS encoding Uncharacterized conserved protein, DUF849 family, with protein MHFLDDSLLPENQEKLVIQVAPYGPQWIPGDSDDIPVTMDEQVQKAVDCYNAGATVLHVHVREADGTGSKRLSKFNEMLARLCEAVPKMILQVGGSISFAPEGEGAAAKWLHDDTRHMLAELDPRPDQVTVAINTSQMNVMEVMTGADIAGTSLMNPALQAAYRDMIVPSNPSWHVEHIRRLVENGIQPQFMLGHVGQLESVERLIRRGDYTGPLNLNYVALGGGGVWAHPADMLEFVRRTPDGAVLTLETMNRNVVPMTTMAIALGLHVRVGIEDTLFGPDGERATSVQQIEKMVRIARELNRDIATGEDAHRIYQIGTQWGSVDETLKHLGMVPNRTPVQQPGSARKAA; from the coding sequence ATGCATTTTCTGGACGATTCCCTCCTGCCTGAAAATCAGGAAAAACTCGTAATTCAGGTCGCGCCGTACGGCCCCCAATGGATCCCCGGCGATTCGGACGATATCCCGGTCACGATGGACGAACAGGTCCAGAAAGCCGTCGATTGCTACAACGCAGGCGCAACCGTACTGCATGTGCATGTCCGCGAAGCAGACGGCACGGGCAGCAAGCGTCTGTCGAAGTTCAACGAGATGCTGGCCCGTCTGTGCGAAGCCGTGCCGAAGATGATTCTGCAGGTCGGCGGCTCGATCTCGTTCGCACCGGAAGGCGAAGGCGCAGCGGCCAAGTGGCTTCACGATGACACGCGCCACATGCTGGCCGAACTGGATCCCCGCCCGGACCAGGTGACCGTCGCGATCAACACCAGCCAGATGAATGTGATGGAGGTGATGACCGGGGCTGACATCGCCGGGACCTCGCTGATGAATCCTGCGCTACAGGCCGCCTACCGCGACATGATCGTGCCGTCCAATCCGTCCTGGCACGTCGAGCACATCCGACGCCTCGTCGAGAACGGCATCCAGCCGCAGTTCATGTTGGGACATGTGGGGCAACTGGAATCGGTCGAGCGCCTGATTCGCCGCGGCGACTACACGGGTCCGCTGAACCTGAACTACGTGGCGTTAGGTGGCGGCGGTGTCTGGGCGCACCCGGCCGACATGCTCGAGTTCGTCCGCCGCACCCCCGACGGCGCCGTGCTCACGCTCGAAACGATGAACCGCAACGTGGTGCCGATGACCACGATGGCCATCGCGCTGGGACTGCATGTGCGCGTCGGCATCGAGGACACGCTGTTCGGCCCGGACGGCGAACGCGCGACTTCAGTGCAGCAGATCGAGAAGATGGTCCGCATTGCGCGCGAGCTTAATCGCGACATCGCCACCGGCGAGGATGCCCATCGCATCTACCAGATCGGCACCCAATGGGGTTCCGTCGACGAGACGCTGAAGCACCTTGGCATGGTACCTAACCGGACGCCCGTGCAGCAGCCCGGATCCGCACGCAAGGCTGCCTGA
- a CDS encoding Sugar phosphate permease, with the protein MMFWKKSPPAVLASLLMIHLLAHIDRNMLLGFSPQIIKDLALSNAQYGFLVGAVWVLSFGVMAMLMGTLADRFSRTRVIAAGVLIWSACTLASGQAQSFEQMVVARFFVASGEAALVPAAVALLAELFSEKRRGMAMGLFFMGIPLGVGCSFLLAGYFGAMHGWRTTFHALGILGVAIALPLMLLKEDRSQLASQERGAPFLAQVRAALRIVSSNHALSFTIVGIVLVHLVFASFSFTQLWLVNERGMNAAIIATRIGALQLVFGTLGAAVGGVMGDRVAGKLPGGHASFMALLVVICAPLMLAYRFVPAGSPLFYIGMCAGFFLPLAIYGPALTAITGMTPQNMRSTVTGFTMLSINVFALAIGTVVVGMAADYYIKAGATAPLTGVLVATDALAISSALFFALAARASRRQRVVAMENVQPVRS; encoded by the coding sequence ATGATGTTCTGGAAAAAAAGCCCCCCTGCCGTTCTGGCATCCCTGCTGATGATCCACCTGCTGGCGCATATCGACCGCAACATGCTGCTCGGCTTCTCGCCGCAGATCATCAAGGATCTGGCGCTTAGTAATGCCCAGTATGGCTTTCTGGTCGGCGCGGTGTGGGTACTGAGCTTCGGCGTCATGGCGATGCTCATGGGAACGCTGGCGGACCGCTTCAGCCGCACCCGCGTCATCGCCGCCGGCGTGCTGATCTGGAGCGCCTGCACGTTGGCCTCGGGTCAGGCCCAGAGCTTCGAGCAGATGGTGGTGGCGCGCTTTTTCGTTGCCAGCGGCGAGGCGGCCCTGGTACCTGCCGCGGTGGCCCTGCTGGCCGAACTCTTCTCCGAGAAGAGGCGAGGCATGGCAATGGGGCTGTTCTTCATGGGGATTCCCCTGGGGGTCGGCTGCAGCTTCCTGCTCGCTGGCTACTTTGGCGCCATGCACGGCTGGCGCACCACATTCCACGCGCTAGGCATCCTCGGCGTCGCCATCGCGTTGCCGCTCATGCTGTTGAAGGAAGACCGCAGCCAGCTCGCATCACAGGAACGCGGCGCACCCTTCCTGGCGCAAGTGCGCGCGGCGTTGCGCATCGTTAGCAGCAACCACGCGCTGAGCTTCACGATCGTTGGCATCGTGCTGGTCCATCTGGTTTTTGCCAGCTTCTCCTTCACCCAGTTGTGGCTCGTCAACGAACGCGGCATGAACGCGGCCATCATTGCTACCCGGATCGGCGCGCTGCAACTGGTGTTCGGCACGCTTGGCGCGGCAGTGGGCGGTGTAATGGGCGATCGCGTGGCAGGGAAGTTGCCGGGTGGACACGCGAGCTTCATGGCACTGCTCGTCGTGATCTGCGCGCCGTTGATGCTGGCATACCGTTTTGTACCGGCCGGGTCGCCACTGTTCTACATCGGCATGTGTGCCGGATTCTTCCTACCGCTGGCGATCTACGGGCCGGCCCTTACGGCCATCACGGGGATGACGCCGCAGAACATGCGCTCGACGGTCACAGGCTTCACGATGCTGTCGATCAATGTATTCGCTTTGGCCATTGGCACCGTGGTCGTCGGTATGGCCGCCGACTATTACATCAAGGCTGGCGCGACCGCTCCGTTGACTGGCGTTCTGGTCGCCACCGACGCGCTGGCGATCAGCTCAGCACTGTTCTTCGCACTCGCGGCGCGCGCCTCACGCAGGCAGCGCGTGGTCGCGATGGAAAACGTACAACCTGTGAGGTCATGA
- a CDS encoding 3-oxoacyl-[acyl-carrier protein] reductase, which translates to MQNQRQNLEGRVALVTGAGRGMGGAIAIDLARAGARVAICDIDMPALEDTRAAVEAVGAPCLALRCDVSSSSEVANLFSSIVERFGTLHILVNNAALVPGRPEDTERRNRHYAYITTPVPRQSLGFTSNMSDEEWHRYWDVNVHGLFYCTREALRLMEPQRDGRIINIASIAGISAMSAHSPHYSATKGAVVAFTKSVAAEVAGANIFVNAMAPGGVATPEFTKYFEVAGEEKRNQFWQVVPAGRLGTMEEYASTVTYLAGDHYLVGQIISPNGGVVI; encoded by the coding sequence ATGCAAAACCAACGTCAGAATCTTGAAGGACGTGTCGCTCTCGTCACCGGTGCCGGTCGCGGCATGGGTGGTGCGATCGCCATCGACCTCGCCAGAGCCGGCGCACGTGTCGCGATTTGCGATATCGACATGCCCGCGCTGGAAGATACGCGCGCGGCCGTGGAAGCGGTCGGCGCACCGTGTCTCGCGTTGCGCTGCGACGTATCGTCCAGCAGCGAAGTCGCCAATCTGTTTTCCAGCATCGTCGAGCGCTTCGGCACGCTGCACATCCTCGTCAACAATGCCGCCCTCGTGCCAGGCCGGCCGGAGGATACGGAGCGTCGTAACAGGCACTACGCCTATATCACCACGCCGGTGCCGCGGCAGTCGCTGGGTTTCACCAGCAACATGAGCGACGAGGAGTGGCATCGCTACTGGGATGTCAACGTGCACGGGCTGTTCTATTGCACACGTGAAGCGCTCAGGCTGATGGAGCCGCAGCGCGACGGCAGGATCATCAACATCGCGTCGATCGCCGGCATCTCGGCGATGAGCGCGCATAGCCCGCATTACAGCGCTACCAAAGGTGCGGTGGTTGCCTTCACCAAGTCGGTCGCGGCCGAAGTGGCCGGCGCCAATATCTTCGTCAACGCAATGGCGCCTGGGGGCGTGGCGACTCCCGAATTTACGAAATACTTTGAGGTCGCCGGCGAGGAAAAGCGCAACCAGTTCTGGCAGGTTGTTCCGGCCGGGCGTCTTGGCACGATGGAGGAATACGCATCGACGGTGACCTACCTGGCCGGCGACCACTACCTGGTTGGCCAGATCATCAGCCCGAACGGCGGCGTGGTGATATGA